A single genomic interval of Oryctolagus cuniculus chromosome 19, mOryCun1.1, whole genome shotgun sequence harbors:
- the ORYCUNV1R1662 gene encoding vomeronasal 1 receptor oryCunV1R1662 (The RefSeq protein has 5 substitutions compared to this genomic sequence) — MSTLSAHVAINNCILCQAGIGISSNNFLLFHIFTRPQCHKPKLTDIITCHLALVHTVMLLTVLFLRSPDLFESLNFFNDFKCKALFYLIRVMRSLSICTTCLLSIIQAITISSSTSWLAQFKYKSTHFIFYLFLSLWFLCLCFSTSTIFHTVASSNVTQTNLMVLTKYCSYYSISPSIRSLIFTVLTSRDVFLVGVMLLSSVYMVILLLRHQRRSQHLHNTSLSPRFSPEKRATQTILLLVSFFVVMYWVDFIISFSSLILWSYDSVILGVQGVVVNAYATVSPLILISSSKRIINIFSKHTMAKLRILTN, encoded by the coding sequence ATGAGCACACTTTCTGCTCATGTGGCTATTAATAACTGTATTCTCTGCCAAGCTGGCATTGGAATCTCATCCAACAATTTCCTCCTCTTCCACATCTTCACACGCCCGCAGTGTCACAAGCCAAAGCTCACTGACATAATCACTTGTCACCTGGCCCTTGTACACACAGTGATGCTTCTTACTGTGCTGTTTTTGAGGTCTCCagacctgtttgagtccctgaaTTTTTTCAATGACTTCAAGTGTAAGGCTTTGTTCTACATCAACAGAGTAATGAGGGGCCTCTCCATCTGCACCACCTGCCTCCTGAGCATCATCCAGGCCATCACCATCAGCTCCAGCACCTCCTGGTTGGCACAGTTCAAGTATAAATCCACACATttcatcttctatttatttctttcattatggTTTCTCTGTTTGTGTTTCAGCACTAGCACAATCTTCCACACTGTGGCATCTTCCAATGTGACCCAAACCAATCTGATGGTTCTCACTAAATATTGTTCATATTACCCCATAAGCCCTAGCATCAGGAGTTTGATCTTCACAGTGTTAACATCCAGGGATGTCTTCCTGGTGGGAGTCATGCTGCTCTCAAGTGTGTACATGGTGATCCTCTTACTCAGGCATCAGAGGAGGTCCCAGCACcttcacaacaccagcctctccccAAGATTCTCCCCAGAGAAAAGGGCCACCCAGACCATCCCGCTGCTGGTGAGTTTCTTTGTGGTCATGTACTGGGTGGACTTCATCATCTCATTCTCCTCCCTGATACTGTGGTCATATGACTCAGTTATCCTGGGTGTACAGGGTGTTGTGGTCAATGCCTATGCCACTGTCAGTCCATTGATACTAATCAGTTCAAGTAAAAggataattaatattttttcaaaacataccATGGCAAAGCTTCGAATTTTAACAAACTGA
- the ORYCUNV1R1662 gene encoding vomeronasal 1 receptor oryCunV1R1662 isoform X1, whose protein sequence is MSTLSAHVAINNCILCQAGIGISSNNFLLFHIFTRPQCHKPKLTDIITCHLALVHTVMLLTVLFLRSPDLFESLNFFNDFKCKALFYINRVMRGLSICTTCLLSIIQAITISSSTSWLAQFKYKSTHFIFYLFLSLWFLCLCFSTSTIFHTVASSNVTQTNLMVLTKYCSYYPISPSIRSLIFTVLTSRDVFLVGVMLLSSVYMVILLLRHQRRSQHLHNTSLSPRFSPEKRATQTIPLLVSFFVVMYWVDFIISFSSLILWSYDSVILGVQGVVVNAYATVSPLILISSSKRIINIFSKHTMAKLRILTN, encoded by the coding sequence ATGAGCACACTTTCTGCTCATGTGGCTATTAATAACTGTATTCTCTGCCAAGCTGGCATTGGAATCTCATCCAACAATTTCCTCCTCTTCCACATCTTCACACGCCCGCAGTGTCACAAGCCAAAGCTCACTGACATAATCACTTGTCACCTGGCCCTTGTACACACAGTGATGCTTCTTACTGTGCTGTTTTTGAGGTCTCCagacctgtttgagtccctgaaTTTTTTCAATGACTTCAAGTGTAAGGCTTTGTTCTACATCAACAGAGTAATGAGGGGCCTCTCCATCTGCACCACCTGCCTCCTGAGCATCATCCAGGCCATCACCATCAGCTCCAGCACCTCCTGGTTGGCACAGTTCAAGTATAAATCCACACATttcatcttctatttatttctttcattatggTTTCTCTGTTTGTGTTTCAGCACTAGCACAATCTTCCACACTGTGGCATCTTCCAATGTGACCCAAACCAATCTGATGGTTCTCACTAAATATTGTTCATATTACCCCATAAGCCCTAGCATCAGGAGTTTGATCTTCACAGTGTTAACATCCAGGGATGTCTTCCTGGTGGGAGTCATGCTGCTCTCAAGTGTGTACATGGTGATCCTCTTACTCAGGCATCAGAGGAGGTCCCAGCACcttcacaacaccagcctctccccAAGATTCTCCCCAGAGAAAAGGGCCACCCAGACCATCCCGCTGCTGGTGAGTTTCTTTGTGGTCATGTACTGGGTGGACTTCATCATCTCATTCTCCTCCCTGATACTGTGGTCATATGACTCAGTTATCCTGGGTGTACAGGGTGTTGTGGTCAATGCCTATGCCACTGTCAGTCCATTGATACTAATCAGTTCAAGTAAAAggataattaatattttttcaaaacataccATGGCAAAGCTTCGAATTTTAACAAACTGA